The genomic segment GTGCCATTTCGGAACTTGCCTCTGCCGTAAAAAAACCGTCAGGTTAATCATGTGTGTTGCGGAACGCTTTCGGCGTGCATCCCATGACTTTATTAAAGATTTTAGCAAAGTAACTAGCTGATGAGAAACCTGTGTTCTTTGCCACTGACACCATTGGGAGTTCGGTGTCCCTGAGCAGTCCGGCTGCTGCATGGACTCTCATGCTGACGGTATATTGCATCGGCGTCTGAGCGAGGTTGTGTCGGAAGATTGACCCGCAGGTGCTGCGTCCCACGGCACCTGCACGCGCTATATCGCGGAGCGTGATGTTTTCCATGTAATGACGTTGGATATAATCCGTCATTGCCCGCATTGCCGAGAGCGTCGTATCTTGATGCGTAGATGCAGGGTTATTCTGCGCACGGGGTTCCTCTCGTTCGACCAGGTCCGCGATGATGGAGAAGAAGGCGCTGAGCGCCGTGATGGCTAACGTCCTGTCGTCGGACGCTTGGAATAATCGATCGAGTTGGTGAACGATGTCTCGTCCGATCGAATCATCGGGCCTCAACAAAGCAAACGGGATGTCCTTGTTTTCTATAAGAGGCAGGATGAAGTGCCGATATACTTCAGGCGGAGCACCGACCCGTATCGGATGTATCAGTGCGCAATAGAAATCGCATTCCTCACCGTCATCGGAGAAACCG from the Bifidobacterium sp. genome contains:
- a CDS encoding helix-turn-helix transcriptional regulator, coding for MEESRRNAAMALNCPSAITVRPDGSESVRYMYPTTFLYLQQGRLSLYPRMRAICHWHMDLEFTRVLKGHMMYFVNGEIVRVDEGEAIFINSRALHYGFSDDGEECDFYCALIHPIRVGAPPEVYRHFILPLIENKDIPFALLRPDDSIGRDIVHQLDRLFQASDDRTLAITALSAFFSIIADLVEREEPRAQNNPASTHQDTTLSAMRAMTDYIQRHYMENITLRDIARAGAVGRSTCGSIFRHNLAQTPMQYTVSMRVHAAAGLLRDTELPMVSVAKNTGFSSASYFAKIFNKVMGCTPKAFRNTHD